From Plasmodium malariae genome assembly, chromosome: 8:
TGGTGTACTCAAGTTAATGTGTACACATAACGAACGTAGCCTCATGTAAATTATAACTTTCTGCACTTGGAAAATTGTGTACTAAAGGAATAGCAGtttgtgcatatacatatatatatatatacatatacctgatacatacatatgtatgacAGAAGAGATGCaccttttacttttttttcgtatGAGGAATAGCTGCTCCATAAAGATTCGGAATTGAAACGAGAAAATGCATACCAGGCTCCAAATCACCGAAACCAGTTGTACCACCAGTATATAACCTTCTATCGTAAGGATGATAACCCAAtaattcttcttcttcttgtAATTGAAATTTTGCTTCTTCAATATATGGAGCAAGGTAAGGTATATATGGGTCGTAATTTTGTTCTGAGGGGTGTAAATATAGTCttagaaaatttatatggGTACCCCTTAACATTCttctatatctttttatttgtatatctTTTGGTAATAAAGAAATTGCTCTTTCAATAACTGGGTCTTTATCGCTGTACATATCATCATACATCAACCCTAAAAACAAGGGaagaaagaagaaagaagaaagaagaaaaaaaaaaaataatataaaattattagaataaaataaataaatgttatataatataaggaaaaaacaaCTGTTATACATCAAACGGTAACcattacaaataaattattcctAATCATTCGAATGTTAGATGTTCGTAAATGCTCAATAGtgtcttttattattatacagtTCTGAGTTCCTTTTTACTGTTTACAAATTTTGCATCCatacaaaaatgataaaGTGGAACTCAGCAAAATGAACAATTGggtatgatatatatatatatgtttatttgtgggtataaatctatatatacataaacaagTTAACATAattacacacatatacataatgaGGGCTTTTCCAATTACCATGCTctcttaaaaattttgttgtTGCACAAAATTGCCACCTTTCATATGGAGCTCggataaatttaaaataagaaggaaaaataaatttcttaaaaagCTCTGTTATTTTGCTAGTTTTTCTCTTAGTAGGTTCATATTCAAATTTTTGAATAGGTTTTGAACCcgattttataatatatttacaaatttcTTTATGCAGAGACATCTTTctttgtacatatttatactttcAGTTTAACTCATTATTTGAATTTACACTTTATATAAGTACACACAATGATTAGTTAATACTTAATATGTAATACTACGTTATATTTAGTACTAAAAGTAATTCTGAATAAACGGTCGTAGAGTACTGtcaaaaattgtaataaaacACTTCATCCAATAAATCTCGATACAATTTCTCCTTTTcctctacatatatatataagcattatgtacgtatttgttttatgtatacgtatatacacacCTTTAACATCTCAATAGAATGTTCAAAAACGTtctgataaaattaaataccaaaaaaatactgcagaaaaaaaaaaggagaaaagaaaaatggaaaataaaaaataataaaaattaaaaactgaaaaaaaacagtattcttcaaatattaaaataagctatttatataatgacaacaatgtattttaattatctCCAAATTTTTTAGCCCTCTtcataattcatatttttcacaaaacttcttttatttgtacaaattttatttttttacttaatatgaaaaatagcacataataaatttcaaaaaaaaagaaaactgaaaaatgtatatgtacatacatgcatagatttacttatatatgcatatacgaTACACTTTTACTCATTTGCGTAAACAAGTTCGTACATACTGAAATGTTTTAATACAATTCATAggcaaataaattaaaatattaattaaaaaaaaaaaaaaaaaaaaaaaaaaattatgattgGCTATAATTCGGGGTTACTCTTCTAAATATAAAGTGtttattttgctttctttttgaaaattaagTTGTACAAAATCTGTAATAAATTGACACATTTCCATATGttacatacacatgtacatgtaaatatatgagCATGTGCCCATAATCACGtccatatgtacatatgcatattatataaaacacaTTTTGCACATTTTAATCCTATctgttattttcatttagGCATAATCATCTACCTTTTTTCACAATGTCATAATGATGTGTACTGTATTTAATGCCCGTATGTACTTTAAAAACTTTTGATAAATTCCAAAATGCTTTAGTTTGTGCAATTTTTGAAATTGCTATTCCCGATTTTTAAAGAACTATTTATAcaacttattatatataaatagaacattttaaaattattaaatatgaacaatatataatataatgtaaacataaaattCGTCCATagaaaattttgttaataaagttttatttttctgtatatttataaataaccTTTAATAGGTACAGTTATTAAAATAGCTAAAAAGACGAAATGAATAAAAGAACTTTTGAAAAGCCACAAATTCAGCGCTGTGCATTCTATtgctatacatatatatatatatatatatatatatatatatatatatatatatatatatatatatatatatatatatatatatgtatgtatatttatttgtatatatatgtatatttatttatatatatattttttttattttatggtTCATTCAATGGAAAGTATAGTTAACATTtacgaaaaattaaaagcaaaacagtaaataaaaaggataaaaaaacatttcaaataaacaatgaaaaagaaaagaaaggcACACacaaaaacatttttttctttgtgtATATTTTGAACAGTTATAAAAATAGGTACCATGTGGTGTTATGTTTTACCGTAAAAGAATACAACTTGTTCAATGGAAGCTGTTTTATTCATAGCacataattatgaaaaaaaaaggacagATAAAAAGACGTCTAAAAAGACATAAAAAAACAGATAAAACTACCAACACAACAACAGTCAAGGTTCAAATTATTTAcctaataaaatttttcatttgtcATTTTACATACCTCAGTGGAAAATTTGATGCACATTAACACTAAAATATATGTCTGTCAAGTTACGCAAAATTTTTAGGAACgtaataagaagaaaaataaaataatataagataTACAGTTGTGAAAGGTTATATAAGTggcatacataaaaaaaaaaagaaaaaatgaaaagacaTTCAATTatgttaaattaataatttacaattttgtttccgttcataaatatttacaaatatttttacaaatacactttcacataaaaattttaacatgGTAAACCTGGTATTTCATACTTAACTACTTTTTGTGTTGgccgcttttttttttttttttttttttttttattggttgctatatgaaaaaaataaaatgaagtaacATAAAATGGAGTAtgagtaaaattaaaataaagcaaattaataatgaataatataaaaatatatgtaatattacaCTAATACGAAAATTGATAACTATATGTTAACTTAGAATTTCAATGTgcaaaatgtataatttgtttttaagaGAAAACTACATTTTATGCACTGTGTAACTAGTTTTATACTTTATAGTACTATCCTTCTGTCAATTTTATCAGTACTGCCAATTTTGTtgattttaattaatatgtttattctgcatttatttattcattcatttaattttttttatttatttttttttttaattaaactCATAAAAATACTGTATCTGcactaaatataaaataggcaacgctttaaaaattaaaaataaaaggttAATTTTAacgttataattttttgaattgtCAAAATGCGtgaattcatatatatgaaaaatgtactgttattttaaaacttcgtaggtaattaaattttcatatatgtttAGTTAtcaaatttgtatatataataagtaaaTGCAAACATATAAGCGCATATGAGGagatacatatgtacatgtgcatatgCGTAAATGCTGGTATGTGGGTACGGGAGTATGCGGGTATAAGGACATgcgtaaatatgtatatgtgtgtaaatatacgtacatttatatatacaagatAACTATAGTTCCAGGCGAAAAcattttattgaaaattcCATCAAAACCTAAACTCTAACTAGGAAAAAGCATTTGTTAAAAAGATGCGTCCTCAAaggttcatatttttaaacttcTTTAATCCCTCTTCATTAACTAAACATAAGTGATCAAGGTCcctaaatatttcattataatcTAAGCTATATCCTACAACAAAAGCATCTGGTATAGAGAACCCAACGAAGTCTGCCTTAAAGCCATTCCACAAAGGtgttcttttaataaataagcaAGTAACTGCAACTGTTTTAACTTcaaacttttttaaatattcacaaaattttaacaatGTTTTACCTGTATCTATTATATCTTCTACAATTAAAACATGTTTATCTTTTAAACAAGATAAGTCCTCACTCACTATTTCAAGTCTATCCGACGAATGATCATTAGAATACGATTTAACACGTACATAATGTTCAATATATAAGTGTTTTGGTGATTCACTCGAACTGTAATTATGAAttctatttaaatattttaagagAGCACTAAAGAATCCTCTTGACCCTTTCAATAAGCAAATCACATGAAACTCCTCGTTTCTATATACCCTTTTTATATCAAAAGctaatttttctattctattttttaaaattccaTTTGGAATTAACACTTTCGTCAGATAGCTCTACGAATACAAAAAACATCCATGTACCATATGAGAACCAGAAactatgcatatgtatatatatatgtgcgtatatatgtatgtatatatgtatgtatatatgtatgtatatatgtatgtatgtacgtatgtatgtatgtacgtatgtatgtatgtatgtacgtatgtatgtatgtatgtacgtatgtatgtatatatgtatgtatatttgtatgtatatatgtatgtatatttgtatgtatatatgtacgtatgaaCGATGTAATATATGAGGGTAGGTAAAAATTTGGTATAATGCAAAGTTATACTTCCATTCGAATGTTCTAATAAATTTCATTCGTagttttgtttttactttataGTGAACAGGCACTAAAAAGGTATCAATATCGTAACCATCATCATCCTTTATGTAAATTGGGTCGAGTGCATCTTCTCCTGCTCCTGGACTATAAAGAAAACATGTATTTTTCCATTGTAACAATAACACATCACAAAAGTACAAACACAAATACGTCAAATAGatgaaaaatacatatagaGGTGTTAACATGTATAAgggtatatacatatatataaacatacatatgtacataaacgTTTGTTCATAAGCATACATGTGTAATTCAAAAAACGCACATATTAGGTACAGATATGTCCATGAAAAGTGTTTAAAACAATAATCTTTTcataaacattattttttttaatttgtgcTTTACACCGAATGaaactaataaaataaatagaaacacattaaaaaaatgaataaaaaataagtaataagTACATGTAcaatactaaaaaaataagaataaataagtaataaaTGCGTAATATGCACATGTAAAATGCTGAAAAAATGCAGAATAAATACGTActaaatgtataatatatatttataaaatacaaaatacgtacataatttttcttttatcattttttctctatttttttctgtactTATTTGGAATTTtcatcttcatttttttctctttttttgatATGAACTTGGGTGGGAAAAcctattatatgaatatattcaattttttatagatacTTGACAGTGAAATGTTATCTTAAAAGAAGCCAATAatttctattatattatgcAATAATGCCTTTTACATTTTGtgattttatgtaaaattacatatatatatctatgtaggaatatattatatatatatatatatgtgcttacgaatataatagttattgtataattatatatctgTGTacgaatataaaatataaaatatataatatatattatatatgttttaaaaacttCGTAGGAATTTACTTCTTTAATATCGTGCGttcttaaatttaaatgaaatttaaaaacatacaaaataatataagaaaataaaaaaggacacaaatttaaatgatattttcaaaatacagcaatttacttattttgaatttttacttcaaaatataaaaataataaatgtaattaataaaagggtattcatatgatatatttacgtattcTAGCTCTTAATTACTTTGTGGTTTATTACGACAAAAagtaatatgaaaaaataattttttttagcgaaacaatttttttttttttttttttttttttttaaaacaaatttcTCGATTTcagaaataaattaatttattaaatgtcaacttcaaaaaaaaatatttcttatgtaTTCTCAAGGTGTATAAATTtgcacataaatatttatgtaaaaatccTATGTTGAAGGAGGTACTAATAATTgcattcatatattattgttctttcatattttttcttttgtcatctataaattctattttatatgttcCT
This genomic window contains:
- the HGPRT gene encoding hypoxanthine-guanine phosphoribosyltransferase, putative, with translation MFMKRLFPGAGEDALDPIYIKDDDGYDIDTFLVPVHYKSYLTKVLIPNGILKNRIEKLAFDIKRVYRNEEFHVICLLKGSRGFFSALLKYLNRIHNYSSSESPKHLYIEHYVRVKSYSNDHSSDRLEIVSEDLSCLKDKHVLIVEDIIDTGKTLLKFCEYLKKFEVKTVAVTCLFIKRTPLWNGFKADFVGFSIPDAFVVGYSLDYNEIFRDLDHLCLVNEEGLKKFKNMNL
- the QCR7 gene encoding cytochrome b-c1 complex subunit 7, putative, producing the protein MSLHKEICKYIIKSGSKPIQKFEYEPTKRKTSKITELFKKFIFPSYFKFIRAPYERWQFCATTKFLREHGLMYDDMYSDKDPVIERAISLLPKDIQIKRYRRMLRGTHINFLRLYLHPSEQNYDPYIPYLAPYIEEAKFQLQEEEELLGYHPYDRRLYTGGTTGFGDLEPGMHFLVSIPNLYGAAIPHTKKK